Proteins encoded within one genomic window of Pigmentiphaga sp. H8:
- the trxB gene encoding thioredoxin-disulfide reductase — translation MEKRHAPVIILGAGPAGYTAAVYAARANLRPMVITGMSPGGQLMTTTDVDNWPADHAGVQGPELMQRFLTHAERFGTTMAYDHIHGVELGSRPFTLHGDNGAYTCDALILATGASAKYLGLPSEQAFAGRGVSACATCDGFFYKGEDVCVVGGGNAAVEEALYLSGIARTVTLIHRRDKFRAEPILVDKLLEKAASGKIRLQLFQTVDEILGDESGVTGVRIKSTVNGKIQELALKGCFIAIGHHPNTDIVRGQLETRNGYVVTGTSRHGFATMTSIAGVFAAGDVQDDIYRQAITSAGSGCMAALDAQRFLELEGPGGVSEPATMAA, via the coding sequence ATGGAAAAAAGACATGCCCCCGTCATCATCCTGGGGGCTGGCCCCGCCGGCTACACGGCAGCCGTCTACGCGGCCCGCGCGAACCTTCGGCCGATGGTCATTACCGGCATGTCCCCCGGCGGCCAGTTAATGACCACCACGGACGTGGACAATTGGCCGGCCGACCACGCCGGCGTGCAGGGGCCGGAACTGATGCAGCGCTTCCTGACGCACGCCGAACGCTTCGGAACCACCATGGCCTACGACCATATCCATGGCGTCGAACTGGGAAGCCGCCCCTTCACCCTGCACGGCGACAACGGCGCCTACACCTGCGACGCGCTGATCCTTGCAACCGGCGCATCGGCGAAATACCTCGGCTTGCCCTCCGAGCAGGCGTTTGCCGGCCGCGGCGTATCGGCTTGCGCAACCTGCGATGGATTCTTCTACAAGGGCGAGGATGTGTGCGTGGTGGGCGGAGGCAATGCCGCCGTGGAAGAGGCCCTCTACCTGTCCGGCATCGCCCGCACGGTAACGCTCATCCATCGCCGGGACAAATTCAGGGCCGAGCCCATCCTGGTCGACAAGCTGCTTGAGAAAGCGGCGAGCGGAAAGATCCGCCTTCAGCTCTTCCAGACCGTCGACGAAATCCTGGGAGACGAGAGCGGCGTGACGGGCGTGCGCATCAAAAGCACCGTCAATGGCAAGATACAGGAACTGGCCTTGAAAGGCTGCTTCATCGCCATCGGCCACCATCCCAACACCGACATCGTTCGCGGCCAGCTCGAAACCCGCAACGGCTATGTCGTGACCGGCACATCCCGGCATGGGTTCGCCACCATGACGAGCATCGCCGGCGTATTCGCGGCCGGCGACGTCCAGGATGACATCTACCGCCAAGCCATCACCAGCGCGGGAAGCGGCTGCATGGCCGCGCTCGACGCGCAGCGCTTCCTGGAATTGGAAGGGCCCGGTGGCGTGAGTGAGCCGGCCACGATGGCGGCGTGA
- a CDS encoding FAD-dependent monooxygenase, translating to MTQPTHAAPATGDSDLHRIPPLGADLLATHPFTPPPELGGRGAPHPHPVGIVGAGPVGLTLALTLARAGVRSVVLENDDRVCGGSRALGLSRRTLEIWDALGAAEPVVASGKQWNGGRSFFAGRTILQFEMPDDPAIRHRPMLNLQQCYSEHFLVSRAAMSPLIDLRWQSRFTGLHQEGDTVRLEVETPQGSYALQASHVAACDGARSAVRAAMGLKLEGTSYEADYVIADIEMDTDAPTERRCWFDPPSNPGLSVLMHGQPGGVWRLDYQLGAGEDPKGAVEPARVRRRIQEHLDYIGENAAWRLEDVSHYRVHSRSLRSFRHGRVLFAGDAAHLMPIFGIRGLNSGVEDAWNLGVKLAQVVQATAPEALLDVYSQERLAVFEENAAAANRNAAFMTPPSAGMRQARDAALVLALGDTPLQDLLNPRQAACVPLRQSPLSTPDCDEWKGGPAPGEVLPDLQLPTLPQGHLLAAISTRPCAIWFRDAAGTGLTEAALQRLGLDVIVVTQHAPPAGGEGVHPDGTLRDRMAADPGTLYLVRPDHNIAARWKRPDLRSVREAVNRLVLAKIPNQESTLPQPALSAAERVYNSLGELLDRASNKLETLAALALRLGADLGDAAVFERAVQAVETAQDARQRARPAPGASH from the coding sequence ATGACGCAGCCTACCCATGCCGCCCCCGCCACAGGGGATAGCGACCTGCATCGGATCCCGCCGCTCGGAGCCGACCTGTTGGCAACCCATCCTTTCACCCCTCCGCCGGAACTCGGCGGCCGGGGGGCACCGCATCCACACCCCGTCGGGATCGTCGGTGCCGGGCCCGTCGGACTCACGCTGGCGCTGACGCTGGCGCGTGCGGGCGTGCGATCCGTGGTGCTCGAGAACGACGATCGCGTCTGCGGCGGCAGCCGCGCCCTGGGCCTGTCACGGCGGACGCTGGAAATCTGGGACGCCTTGGGGGCGGCTGAGCCGGTGGTGGCGTCCGGCAAGCAGTGGAACGGCGGGCGCAGCTTCTTCGCCGGGCGGACCATCCTGCAGTTCGAGATGCCCGACGACCCCGCGATACGGCATCGTCCGATGCTCAACCTGCAACAGTGCTACTCCGAGCACTTCCTGGTGTCCAGGGCAGCGATGTCGCCACTGATCGATCTGCGCTGGCAGAGCCGCTTCACGGGTCTGCACCAGGAAGGCGACACGGTTCGGCTCGAGGTCGAGACGCCGCAGGGTAGCTACGCGTTGCAGGCGAGCCATGTCGCCGCTTGCGATGGGGCACGCAGCGCCGTGCGAGCGGCCATGGGGCTCAAGCTGGAGGGGACCTCCTACGAAGCGGATTACGTCATCGCCGATATCGAGATGGATACCGATGCCCCGACCGAGCGGCGCTGCTGGTTCGACCCCCCTTCCAATCCGGGGCTGAGCGTGTTGATGCATGGCCAGCCGGGTGGAGTCTGGCGCCTGGACTATCAACTGGGCGCGGGAGAAGATCCGAAGGGTGCCGTCGAGCCCGCACGTGTGCGACGACGCATCCAGGAACACCTGGACTACATCGGAGAGAACGCCGCATGGCGTCTCGAGGATGTGAGTCACTATCGCGTTCACAGCCGTTCGCTGCGCAGCTTCCGTCACGGCCGCGTGCTGTTTGCCGGCGACGCGGCCCATCTCATGCCCATCTTCGGCATCCGCGGCCTGAATTCGGGCGTCGAGGACGCGTGGAATCTCGGTGTCAAACTGGCGCAGGTGGTGCAGGCCACGGCCCCGGAGGCGTTGCTGGACGTGTATTCGCAGGAGCGGCTTGCGGTCTTCGAAGAGAATGCGGCGGCGGCGAACCGCAACGCTGCCTTCATGACGCCGCCTTCGGCGGGCATGCGGCAGGCTCGGGACGCGGCCCTTGTACTGGCGCTTGGCGATACGCCCCTGCAGGACCTGCTCAATCCGCGGCAGGCCGCCTGCGTGCCGCTGCGGCAGTCTCCCCTGTCCACGCCGGATTGCGACGAATGGAAGGGCGGACCCGCTCCGGGCGAAGTGCTTCCCGATCTGCAGTTGCCCACGCTGCCGCAAGGCCATCTGCTGGCGGCGATCTCGACCCGTCCGTGCGCGATATGGTTTCGGGATGCGGCCGGCACTGGTCTGACCGAGGCAGCGCTGCAACGACTCGGCCTGGACGTCATCGTCGTCACGCAGCACGCGCCGCCTGCGGGCGGCGAAGGGGTTCACCCTGACGGAACATTGCGTGACCGGATGGCGGCCGATCCCGGCACCCTGTATCTGGTCCGGCCGGACCACAACATCGCGGCGCGTTGGAAACGGCCGGACCTTCGCAGCGTGCGAGAGGCGGTGAATCGCCTCGTCCTGGCCAAGATACCGAACCAGGAGTCGACATTGCCGCAGCCTGCGCTCAGCGCGGCCGAGCGGGTGTACAACAGCTTGGGCGAGCTGCTGGACCGTGCGTCGAACAAGCTGGAAACACTTGCGGCCCTGGCGCTGCGGCTAGGCGCGGACTTGGGCGACGCCGCGGTCTTCGAGCGGGCGGTGCAGGCGGTCGAGACCGCACAGGATGCGCGCCAGCGCGCGCGGCCTGCGCCGGGCGCGTCACACTGA
- a CDS encoding IclR family transcriptional regulator has translation MSQFQKVFDVLDLFTEERTTLSAEEVSDLLAVSRPTAFRYLRWLTETGLVSRLSGRYAIGARIMELDYRSRRSDPLLLAARDVMARLTEETQCSAMLSGVFGDKVVNIHQDEHRAHVSASFGRGRALPPFRGAASKVVLAHLGSARLKRLFDDHGNEPDVQALGQDWPEFSKYFRTIRQRGFYVSKGEVDSDVAGVAAPLFNAEGGVAGALTLLLQLPHGEFLDTDRLGNLVMERAREISGRLAQSPRTADEAAAVETPA, from the coding sequence ATGTCCCAGTTCCAGAAAGTCTTCGACGTGCTCGACCTCTTCACCGAGGAGCGAACCACATTGAGTGCCGAGGAGGTCAGCGATCTGCTGGCGGTTTCTCGACCCACCGCCTTTCGTTACCTGAGATGGCTTACCGAAACGGGCCTGGTATCGCGGTTGTCGGGCCGTTACGCGATCGGTGCCCGGATCATGGAACTGGACTACCGCAGCCGGCGATCGGACCCGCTGCTGCTTGCCGCACGTGATGTCATGGCCCGGCTGACCGAAGAAACCCAATGCTCGGCCATGCTGTCGGGCGTCTTCGGCGACAAGGTGGTGAACATCCATCAGGACGAACATCGCGCGCACGTCTCCGCCAGCTTCGGCAGAGGCCGCGCGCTGCCGCCGTTTCGCGGCGCCGCGTCCAAGGTCGTTCTCGCGCACCTGGGGTCGGCCAGATTGAAGCGGCTCTTCGACGACCACGGGAACGAGCCGGACGTGCAGGCGCTGGGGCAGGACTGGCCCGAATTCAGCAAATACTTCCGAACCATCCGCCAGCGCGGCTTCTATGTCTCGAAAGGCGAGGTCGACAGCGACGTAGCCGGCGTGGCGGCCCCCCTCTTCAACGCCGAGGGCGGGGTGGCGGGCGCCTTGACTCTTCTCCTGCAACTCCCGCACGGCGAATTCCTGGACACGGACCGGCTCGGCAACCTGGTGATGGAGCGTGCGCGCGAGATCTCCGGCCGCCTCGCCCAGTCGCCGAGGACAGCGGACGAGGCCGCCGCGGTAGAGACACCGGCGTAA
- a CDS encoding amidohydrolase family protein, with translation MIDVHQHILPARYVQEVGEAYITAQGSSTRLPPWSVEGALQGMDAAGIRTAINSISAPGFAPLAAAPAAALARWCNELAAQIGADHPGRFGFFAALPLPDIDASLREVEHGFDRLGADGVCVLTHHGGHYLGSALYDPLYEELDRRGAVVFVHPTAPASMQLVAGLSPSTLEFPFDTTRAVADIVLAGVLTRYPRIRWIFSHAGGAIPYLAGRVELLTTNKPALRERIPQGFSAELRKLYFDCALSLSPTTLDALVAEVGMDRLLFGSDYPFGPKDQMTTAARGIAALPWSEDRKQQLRSGNAAQLFPRWRA, from the coding sequence ATGATCGACGTCCATCAGCACATCCTCCCTGCCCGGTACGTCCAGGAAGTTGGAGAGGCCTACATCACCGCGCAAGGTTCATCGACGCGCTTGCCGCCCTGGAGCGTGGAAGGCGCCCTCCAGGGCATGGATGCGGCGGGCATCCGCACGGCCATCAACTCCATCTCGGCGCCCGGCTTCGCTCCGCTGGCCGCAGCACCGGCCGCCGCGCTGGCACGCTGGTGCAACGAGCTGGCCGCGCAGATCGGCGCCGACCACCCGGGGCGGTTCGGCTTCTTCGCCGCGCTGCCGTTGCCGGATATCGACGCCAGCCTGCGCGAGGTGGAGCATGGCTTCGACCGCCTGGGCGCGGATGGCGTGTGCGTGCTGACCCATCACGGCGGGCACTACCTCGGATCCGCCCTCTACGATCCCCTGTACGAGGAACTGGATCGACGCGGCGCGGTGGTGTTCGTCCATCCCACGGCGCCGGCCAGCATGCAGCTGGTCGCCGGCCTGTCGCCGTCGACGCTCGAATTTCCGTTCGACACCACCCGCGCGGTGGCCGACATCGTGCTTGCCGGCGTCTTGACCCGCTATCCCCGCATCCGCTGGATCTTCTCGCACGCGGGGGGCGCCATTCCCTACCTGGCGGGGCGGGTCGAGCTGCTCACCACCAACAAGCCCGCCTTGCGGGAGCGAATCCCGCAAGGGTTCTCGGCGGAGCTGCGCAAACTGTATTTCGATTGCGCCTTGTCCTTGTCGCCGACCACGCTCGATGCGCTCGTCGCCGAGGTCGGGATGGACCGTCTGCTGTTCGGCAGCGACTACCCATTCGGCCCCAAGGACCAGATGACCACCGCGGCGCGCGGCATTGCCGCACTGCCTTGGTCCGAGGACCGCAAACAGCAACTGCGCTCGGGAAACGCAGCGCAGCTGTTTCCGCGCTGGCGCGCTTGA
- a CDS encoding tripartite tricarboxylate transporter substrate binding protein — protein sequence MTPIFKMAMGACSALAALAAVAQPAPNDAYATQPVKLVVTGPPGSVPDLLGRTIAQSLEEVRGGTAVIVESRPGANGVVGASQVVRAPADGTTLLLASDSLLTMLPYVNDKLPFRPMADLKPIAQAVDAAVVLVVPPQLGVRTLKDFVAKAKAAPDGLTYASQGPASVHNRSMLRLQQMAGIRLLHVPYGNKSPLVDLAGNQVNAMWSGISGAYPLIRQGKLIPLAVSTSTRASILPDVPTAAELGYPGFDLKNWFGIVAPAAIPPAVARRVESDLLKAMDKPAVRERISEQGMEVRVGTADAMAKLIRAESESNKALVASGVIPKE from the coding sequence ATGACACCGATCTTCAAGATGGCCATGGGCGCGTGTTCCGCGCTGGCCGCATTAGCGGCCGTGGCACAGCCCGCGCCGAACGATGCCTACGCGACCCAGCCCGTGAAGCTGGTGGTGACCGGCCCTCCGGGATCGGTGCCCGATCTCCTGGGGCGCACCATCGCGCAGAGCCTGGAAGAAGTCCGCGGTGGCACGGCGGTGATCGTCGAATCCCGGCCCGGTGCCAATGGCGTGGTCGGGGCAAGCCAGGTCGTGCGTGCGCCGGCCGACGGGACTACGCTCCTGCTGGCGTCCGACTCCCTGCTGACCATGCTGCCCTACGTCAACGACAAGCTGCCGTTCCGGCCGATGGCCGACCTCAAGCCGATCGCCCAGGCGGTCGATGCAGCTGTCGTTCTTGTCGTGCCGCCTCAACTGGGTGTGCGCACCCTCAAGGATTTCGTCGCGAAGGCCAAGGCGGCTCCGGATGGGTTGACTTATGCGTCGCAAGGACCTGCATCGGTGCACAACCGGTCGATGCTCCGGCTGCAGCAGATGGCGGGCATCCGACTCCTGCACGTACCTTACGGCAACAAGTCGCCGCTGGTGGACCTGGCGGGTAACCAGGTGAACGCGATGTGGTCCGGCATTTCCGGAGCCTATCCGCTCATCCGGCAAGGCAAGCTGATTCCATTGGCTGTCAGCACCAGCACGCGCGCCAGCATTCTGCCCGACGTCCCGACCGCGGCCGAACTCGGCTATCCGGGGTTCGACCTGAAAAACTGGTTCGGCATCGTCGCGCCGGCCGCCATTCCGCCCGCGGTGGCGCGCCGCGTCGAGTCCGATCTGCTGAAGGCGATGGACAAGCCTGCCGTTCGCGAACGTATCTCCGAGCAAGGCATGGAGGTGCGCGTCGGGACCGCGGATGCGATGGCGAAATTGATCCGTGCGGAATCCGAGAGCAACAAGGCGCTCGTGGCCAGTGGGGTCATTCCCAAGGAGTAA
- a CDS encoding amidohydrolase family protein — translation MSALEQKDTTASGKIDVHHHFNASGGRGQPDWTPEKAIGEMDAAGVAMAMGWPGPVAAETVQAARDRARMLNEFGAKIVQGRHKRFGLFASPPPLTDVDGALREIEYSLDVLKANGIGLITHYARSWLGDAAFEPVWNELDRREAVVFVHPQGWAGACDCGILDYQAPHLSDAWLEYPFDTARTILHLMVTGTLRKHPRIKFVFCHGGGAFTPLIARLEGFSGWVKVGPERMAELFPEGITAEFRRLYFECAQAYSPEQMALLMSRVPVSQILFGSDYDRFPLRHAAEQMDRLALPPEDRTAIESGNARRLLRLGA, via the coding sequence ATGAGCGCACTTGAGCAGAAGGACACGACCGCGTCCGGCAAGATCGACGTGCACCATCATTTCAACGCGTCGGGCGGGCGCGGCCAGCCTGACTGGACACCCGAGAAGGCGATCGGCGAGATGGACGCGGCGGGCGTGGCAATGGCGATGGGGTGGCCCGGGCCGGTCGCCGCCGAGACGGTGCAGGCGGCGCGCGATCGCGCCCGCATGCTCAACGAGTTCGGCGCGAAGATCGTCCAGGGACGGCACAAGCGTTTCGGCCTGTTCGCATCGCCGCCCCCGCTGACGGATGTGGACGGCGCGCTGCGCGAGATCGAATACTCACTCGACGTGTTGAAAGCGAACGGCATCGGCCTGATCACCCATTACGCGCGCTCGTGGTTGGGAGACGCCGCCTTCGAACCTGTCTGGAACGAGCTGGATCGCCGCGAGGCCGTGGTGTTCGTGCATCCGCAAGGATGGGCGGGCGCCTGCGACTGCGGCATCCTCGACTACCAGGCGCCGCACCTGAGCGATGCCTGGCTGGAATATCCCTTCGACACGGCCCGGACGATCCTGCACCTGATGGTGACCGGAACACTACGCAAGCACCCGCGCATCAAGTTCGTGTTCTGCCACGGTGGAGGCGCCTTCACTCCGTTGATCGCGCGCCTGGAAGGCTTCTCGGGCTGGGTCAAGGTGGGACCGGAGCGCATGGCCGAACTGTTTCCCGAAGGCATCACCGCCGAGTTCCGCCGCTTGTATTTCGAGTGCGCGCAGGCCTATTCGCCGGAACAGATGGCGCTGCTCATGAGTCGGGTTCCCGTCAGCCAGATCCTGTTCGGCAGCGACTACGATCGGTTCCCGTTGCGGCATGCGGCAGAGCAGATGGACAGGCTCGCATTGCCGCCGGAGGACCGCACGGCGATCGAAAGCGGGAACGCCAGGCGGCTGCTGCGGCTTGGGGCGTGA
- a CDS encoding tripartite tricarboxylate transporter substrate binding protein — protein sequence MPRLSQFFLAFLTAVGALIPGASRAEQAWPQGTIRVIVPFAPGGLTDVIGRTLANELGQSLKVPVIVENKSGAFGLVGTEYVALAKPDGNTLLVGGGIVALADALYPKLRFDPRKDLTPVSMIERNGLLLVATNADEQMRNAKLADLLTAARERPASLAVASFGSGSISHMALEALESSQRVDLLHVPYRGTAPAMPHLIGGQVPLMFDNSVTALPQVRAGKIRALAYTGSQRLPQLPDVPTFLELGMPEMNVYNFFGLYVPSGTPAAIVERLNAEANRIFSAPQVIAKFAEMGAELHPGSAADFARFLEGERSRWGSLIRTRGIRPE from the coding sequence ATGCCACGTCTTTCTCAGTTTTTTCTTGCATTCCTTACGGCCGTCGGCGCGTTGATCCCAGGTGCCAGCCGAGCCGAGCAGGCCTGGCCCCAAGGCACCATCCGCGTTATCGTGCCCTTCGCGCCCGGCGGGTTGACCGATGTGATCGGGCGTACGCTGGCCAACGAGTTGGGGCAGTCGCTGAAGGTGCCAGTGATCGTCGAGAACAAGTCTGGCGCGTTCGGCCTGGTCGGCACCGAGTATGTGGCGCTTGCCAAACCGGACGGCAACACGCTGCTCGTCGGTGGCGGCATCGTCGCGCTGGCGGATGCCCTGTACCCGAAGCTGCGCTTTGATCCACGCAAAGACCTGACGCCGGTCTCCATGATCGAGCGCAACGGGCTGTTGCTGGTCGCGACGAACGCCGACGAACAAATGCGAAACGCCAAGCTGGCGGATCTGCTTACCGCAGCGCGAGAGCGTCCGGCGAGTCTCGCGGTGGCCAGCTTCGGTTCGGGCAGCATCAGCCACATGGCGCTCGAAGCACTCGAGTCCAGTCAGCGCGTGGACTTGCTGCACGTTCCCTATCGCGGTACGGCGCCGGCCATGCCGCACTTGATCGGCGGCCAGGTTCCGCTGATGTTCGACAACAGCGTGACGGCGCTCCCCCAGGTCCGGGCGGGTAAGATCCGCGCGCTCGCGTACACAGGCAGTCAGCGGCTGCCCCAGTTGCCGGACGTGCCGACGTTCCTGGAGCTTGGGATGCCCGAGATGAATGTCTACAACTTCTTTGGCTTGTATGTGCCGTCGGGCACTCCGGCGGCCATCGTCGAACGCCTGAATGCCGAGGCCAACCGGATCTTCAGCGCGCCGCAGGTGATCGCCAAGTTCGCCGAGATGGGCGCCGAACTGCATCCTGGTTCGGCGGCGGATTTCGCGCGGTTCCTGGAGGGAGAGCGTTCCCGCTGGGGAAGCCTGATCCGGACGCGGGGGATCCGGCCCGAATGA
- a CDS encoding SMP-30/gluconolactonase/LRE family protein — protein sequence MRTKPAPPYPLSRDFRIQVTELRPAFDGLKSPECILSNQEGTFLMSDRRGGFTVIGPDGRAQLVRGVTSTGGALHANGIALRGNGRVLVAHLGDTDGGVYELGVRGPAVPIVTQLEGRPLPPTNFVLEDASGTVWFTVSTRLIPRMQAWYPDVADGYIAVHDARGTRIVADRLGYANELAFSPDGQFVYINETHARRLTRFRLLPGPELADRETVCSFAPGDQPDGVCFDAFGGVWVTCIVSNKVYVVRPDGECQLVLADTDDAHVRRYVRDLQERRLQRDSIWTCGESALGNVSSLCFAGPDRKTVYLGSLLGERVLRFDSPVPGMVPLHWSRRFASGPAPDLR from the coding sequence ATGCGCACGAAACCCGCGCCTCCCTATCCGTTGTCGCGCGACTTCCGGATCCAGGTGACTGAGCTGAGGCCGGCCTTTGACGGTCTCAAGAGTCCCGAGTGCATCCTGTCGAACCAGGAGGGTACGTTCCTGATGTCGGACCGGCGCGGGGGCTTCACGGTGATCGGGCCGGACGGCCGCGCCCAACTGGTTCGCGGTGTTACGTCGACCGGCGGCGCGCTGCATGCCAACGGGATTGCGCTGCGCGGCAACGGCAGGGTGCTGGTCGCCCACCTGGGCGACACGGATGGCGGTGTCTACGAACTGGGCGTCCGCGGGCCGGCCGTGCCCATCGTTACGCAGTTGGAAGGCCGGCCGCTGCCGCCGACCAATTTCGTGCTGGAGGATGCCTCCGGCACCGTGTGGTTCACGGTCAGCACCCGCCTGATTCCGCGCATGCAGGCCTGGTACCCGGACGTCGCGGACGGCTATATCGCGGTGCATGATGCCAGAGGCACCCGGATCGTGGCTGACCGCCTGGGCTACGCGAACGAGTTGGCGTTCTCGCCGGACGGGCAGTTCGTATACATCAACGAAACCCACGCACGGCGCCTGACGCGGTTTCGCCTGCTGCCCGGTCCGGAGCTTGCCGATCGCGAGACGGTATGCAGCTTTGCCCCTGGCGACCAGCCCGATGGCGTGTGCTTCGATGCGTTCGGCGGCGTTTGGGTCACATGCATCGTCAGCAACAAGGTCTATGTCGTGCGTCCCGATGGTGAATGCCAACTCGTACTTGCCGACACGGACGACGCTCACGTGCGGCGCTACGTGCGCGATTTGCAGGAGCGGCGCTTGCAGCGCGACAGCATCTGGACCTGTGGCGAGAGCGCGCTCGGAAATGTGTCCAGCCTGTGTTTCGCAGGACCCGATCGCAAGACTGTCTACCTCGGCTCTCTGCTGGGCGAGCGCGTCCTGCGCTTCGACAGTCCCGTGCCTGGAATGGTGCCGCTGCACTGGAGCCGGCGCTTCGCGTCGGGTCCCGCTCCCGACCTGCGGTAG
- a CDS encoding tripartite tricarboxylate transporter substrate binding protein: MHPARFLRAAAAALGLLASLAAHAQSLGDRPVRIIVPFAAGGATDIVARAVSDALARELGQPVIVENRPGAGGAVGANFVSKAPPDGNVLGLATVSTMATNPAINPKNPYDPVTGFTPIITLATVPVVLAVNATRLPVNTFDELVAQVKRCPVPCTFASAGMGGVGHLDGELFKALTRTELVHVPYKGAGPAIADLLAGQVDMMFDNLPSMLPHIQSGALRGIAVMSPQRSPSLPQVPTFTEVGMPEMDNTAWMGLVAPPRLPHVIRDKLHAAAARALEDPAVRQRFEKAGIQPVGGASSAFATLIERELAVRRKIVAERQLKLEP, translated from the coding sequence ATGCACCCCGCCAGATTCCTGCGCGCGGCCGCAGCCGCCCTCGGCTTGCTCGCGTCTCTTGCTGCACATGCCCAATCACTCGGTGACCGACCCGTTCGCATCATCGTTCCGTTCGCCGCCGGAGGCGCCACCGACATCGTGGCCCGCGCCGTTTCCGACGCGCTTGCCAGGGAACTAGGCCAGCCGGTCATCGTCGAGAACCGCCCAGGCGCGGGCGGTGCGGTCGGCGCCAACTTCGTCTCCAAGGCGCCACCGGACGGTAACGTGCTGGGCTTGGCCACCGTCTCCACGATGGCGACCAACCCGGCCATCAATCCCAAGAATCCCTATGACCCGGTCACCGGGTTCACGCCGATCATCACGCTGGCCACGGTGCCCGTGGTGCTCGCGGTCAATGCGACACGGCTGCCGGTGAACACCTTTGACGAGCTGGTCGCGCAAGTCAAGCGCTGTCCGGTGCCTTGTACCTTTGCCTCCGCAGGCATGGGTGGCGTGGGCCATCTGGACGGTGAGCTGTTCAAGGCGCTTACCCGCACCGAACTGGTCCATGTCCCCTACAAGGGCGCCGGACCTGCAATCGCGGACCTGCTTGCCGGCCAAGTCGACATGATGTTCGACAACCTGCCGTCCATGCTGCCGCACATCCAGTCGGGCGCCTTGCGCGGCATTGCCGTCATGAGCCCTCAGCGCAGCCCCAGCCTGCCGCAGGTGCCGACGTTCACCGAGGTTGGCATGCCGGAGATGGACAACACGGCGTGGATGGGGCTGGTGGCACCGCCGCGTCTGCCGCATGTGATCCGCGACAAGCTTCATGCCGCTGCGGCGCGCGCGCTGGAGGACCCCGCCGTGCGGCAGCGCTTCGAGAAGGCCGGTATCCAGCCCGTCGGTGGTGCCTCGTCCGCGTTCGCAACACTGATCGAACGTGAGCTCGCGGTGCGTCGCAAGATCGTCGCCGAACGCCAGCTCAAGCTCGAACCGTGA
- a CDS encoding cupin domain-containing protein has product MKGHFIAFSHYLERTAQPVGQPAIWRKLDVEAALTAQPLSSQRLTRAMALTRSDESEAFALNGSISLIVQALGPGERGRMHSHSFWHLYFVLKGQGASLIGGERITWSDGDSFYVPAWVEHDLQNLSDTQDAIVYSVQNLPEQASNGSLMRKEPGGGYVHIASDLAEDVAADVPKG; this is encoded by the coding sequence ATGAAGGGTCATTTCATCGCCTTTTCTCACTACTTGGAGCGTACTGCCCAGCCCGTGGGCCAGCCAGCGATCTGGCGCAAGCTCGATGTGGAGGCCGCGCTAACGGCCCAGCCTCTGAGCAGCCAGCGGCTCACACGGGCCATGGCGCTCACGCGCAGCGACGAGTCCGAGGCCTTCGCCCTGAATGGAAGCATCTCGCTGATCGTCCAGGCCCTGGGACCGGGCGAACGGGGGCGCATGCACAGCCACTCGTTCTGGCACCTGTATTTCGTGCTCAAGGGGCAGGGCGCTTCCCTGATCGGCGGCGAGCGTATCACCTGGTCGGACGGCGACAGCTTCTATGTGCCAGCCTGGGTGGAGCACGACCTGCAGAATCTTAGCGATACGCAGGATGCCATCGTCTATTCCGTGCAGAACCTGCCGGAGCAGGCCTCCAACGGATCGCTCATGCGCAAGGAGCCAGGTGGTGGCTACGTGCATATTGCATCGGATCTTGCGGAGGACGTCGCCGCTGATGTTCCCAAGGGCTGA